The window TGAGAGCAAAATGTTGAAAATCAGTGATGACTCAGTCTCTCTGTGTCATCAAAGTAAATGGGAAAACAAGCTGTGTTTTTACGACCGCTGTCCATTATGCCTTTGAAAGTGTCACAATTCCACACTCCCTCAGGAAATCAGGGCTTTGGGAGCGATCTCTCTTTGATAGGGGATCTCTAACCAGCCTTTAACAGCTTGACATGTATGTACTGTAGCAGGTGGAGTGTAAAGCAAATTATTCAATGTGGGTGTAGCTTTGGAAAGAGCTATGTATTCATGGCATAAATCTGCATTTACAATGTTTCTCGTGTATTTTAACTTGCTTTCAGCTCTCATTTTATCTCCTGCTTCTCTGCTGCACGCTGTTCATAATGAGAGGTATTAATTTTAGCACCAACCTGCTGGGTTGTTTGTCAAATCTAATTAACCAAAAGTGCTGCTCTGCCAGTGCTCAAACTGCTCCAGACAGTTCAGCAATACCCTGATCAATTTCTACATCAAGTCAATTTGGATCAGTTCATGCTGACTGAGGTGGGGGGACCCCTGCAGAATACAGAGTCAGCAGGGTTCTGGCAGCATTCCAGTCATGACTGTGGATGAATTTCTGCACAAGTaggtagagaaaaaaaagtgtaagcACCAAAGAGCTGAAACAGGCCTGGATAGTCTTAGTTTGTCCACTGGGAGAGCAGTGTAGTAGGAGGAGATATTTCTCTTTATATTTTGCAGTGGAGCTGCAGTTGCTGCTACAAGAAGCAAATGTGTCCAGGGGGACTCCAAAAAGTGACGAACCAGGCTAGTAAATAAACAAAAGTCTGAGGAGTGACCAGATTGTTAAAGGATTAAGAAAACAACGTATGCTTCAGCTCCATTCCAACACTCTGACGAGCAGACTTCAGTAACTCGACTTAACAAAAGTCAAAAAACAACAAGGGTCCGTCACTTTTTGGTGTCCCCCTAGAAACgtttctgttgtctgtgtggacaAATGTGTTATATCTATAATAACTGGAAGCCTCTTGATTAGAACTTAAATCAAAATGTTATTTCAGTCAACAAACTGCCAGCAGTGATGTCAAATCATGTGCATTTGTGTCCAGTGAGTGATGCACATCTGTATCTGTAGCAGATTATTTGAAGTGGATTAAAATGGGGAGGCACAGAAAAATTACAGCACCAACAGGaagtcccattttttttttactgctgtcgTCAATATTAATTCTGCCAAACTCTCACATCTTGcctgctctgtcctcctcttgACCTTTCTATCCTGGATTAGGGAGGACagaacattattattttttgtaagaatgaaacattaaaaaaatgtattgtagtTCCTGCTAGGATCATGTGAAGACTGGCCCTGCAGCCTGGCATCACACAGTTTATTTTATGGTACAATTGTGCTTAATCATGATGTGCTCTGACATTTGGCCCTCTGACTGACACATTAGGGACTGGTTTGCATGTTTAGGAATCTCATGGATCAGTGATAGTGGAGCAGAACTTCATCGGAACAAGAGCTTTCCAGCTCTGATGGCAGTATTTTCCTTCTGTCCTGACCAGATGAAGTCTGAAGCTGCTTCTTTaatttataaaaacaataaatttattgctgtcagaaaaaaaacatacactcTTACCTCAGTCTGGTGTGTTGGACCAGCTGCCCCTGTGTTATCAATGGCAGAGGTTGGGTGAGGTCCAGTAACAAGAGGCATCGGTGTGCTTCAAGCTGCAGTGATCACTCTGGATGCTGCAGAGTGCTGCACACAGGGATGAACGCCATCCACCGACCGCAGGCAACAAAATATCCTCCTAACTTTGCTCAGCTTTGTCGCTCGTTGTCTTGCTccaaaaacaaagcagacaaaCTCTTGACAGCGTTCTCTGTCCCCCGCGTTTAAACGAGCAGTTCCGCTTTCAGATAAACTCGTCAGCGACGTTGCCACCGCTTGACATCGCTGCATTCTTCCCTCCTCCCACCGCTCCAGGAGGCGTCAACCAAACACAGAATAATGTGATTATTCAAGTCCTGAACGCAGACTGGACGAAACACTAATCCAGATTAGATTTGGGAGGCCAACAGTTGACGAGCTGCTCTGCGCTCAGCTTCAAAACACAAACTGAGATCAActcctgatccactctgacaccGCAGTCCTGTGCGCAGACTTATGTAATTACACGACCTGAAAAAACTCGCCAGggttactttaaaaaaacaaaatcattacTGTTTTTCTTTGCGCACTATATTACCTCTCTTTTGGAAAGAAAGCTGACGTGTGCTCACCTTCTTTCCAAAACGTTTTCATGTTTAATTTAATCACACATCACATATCTCAATCATTAAGACTTTATTGTGAATTAAACTGAATAAACGTGGACATAAAAACACTTTACAGCTGTGCCTTCCTGTTACAGTCAGGCCCATGTGAAATGCTGGGAGGTTGTAACCCGGCTTTCTCTGACCTGGCATTTAACGGCTGGCTGCCTGTAAGCCTACAGACACTGGGGGCAAATCATTACAACTCCCAGTATAACTCTAAAATGCTGTTGTCATGCAGTGAAGAGCTTGTGCTAAATATACTGCTGATTTATTTTCACATTAATATTGCTGATGAGGGTCATGCATTCATTGACTGACAAGATGGATGAAGAGTCAACTTTTATTTTACCATTCAAGTGAACAGTAAACAAGATGAACTGCCAGCAGAAGAAGCAGTTTTAACCTGTAAATCTTCAACTTTGGATACCAAATGCTTGTAGTCATCAAATagttaaacatattttatcagTTGGCACTGTGTATACACCTGGGCAACAAACGTGCACAAACATGAAATGTGGTGAGGAACAGATGCAGATGTGCACACTGGGGCGAACATACTGAACTGACTTAACCTTTTAAAACTGATTCAAAGATATTAGACAGAGCCATGGCAACAGTAAAGGATTGGATATTGATTAAATTCCTGTTTAAGATGCTCACTCCTGAGCGCAggctgctgactgcagttcacttcatggccacaggtgtcacaaCAAACAAGGCTCATCTGATTCTTCCATTCAGAACCAGAATATTTGACTTGATGTTCACTGTGAGGTGGCAGCCTAGGTGACATGTATCAAATTATTCCAATAACAAATGCTCGATTCAGGAATGTCAGGCAGAGTGTATAATATAATACACAGGAATGGTCAAGTTACCTGGTTATTTCTAAATGATGGCTTATAGTCGCTTTAAATTGAGCACATGTTCTGAGATTGTACGTCATGGTTACATTTCTTCAGCTGGCTATCCACGAGTTTCCAAGTGCACCTTTGACTCATATCTCACACCACAGATATGGCAGGTGTGCAGCCTTTTGTATGTATGATCCTATGTCTCctcatttttcctctctgtgggAAATGTTTACCACATATATCACACGGGTGTGGCCTTTCTCCTGAATGGACCATCATGTGGGTTTTCAGTTGGCTGCTTGTGGTGAACCCTTTGTCACACAGACTGCATTTGTACGGCCTCTCCCCCGTATGAATTCTTTTATGAATGATGAGGTTCTGGCTCTGACTGAAAGCTTTTTCACAGATGTTACACTGATATGGTTTCTCTCCAGAATGGATCCTCACATGCACGTTGAGATGATCCATGCGTTGAAATGTTTTGCCACATTCTTGACACACAAACTCTTCTACGTCCTTGTGGGTTTTTTTATGCCTCTGGAGACATCCACGGTCAGAGAAAACCTCACCGCAAATGTCACAAAATAATGATTTGCTGTGacaacttttcaaatgttttatcAGCGCTTTTGGGGACTGATATATCTTTCCGCATTTGTTACAATTACTTTGGCGCTTATGTGTTTTAACATGCTTCATTAAAGAGCCAATGTAAAGGAACCCCTTGCCACAGAAAGAGCAAAAACTGCGGTCTTTAAGGTCTTTACCAGAGGGATTCCTATGAGGCAGAGCTGCTTTGTCATCCCATGCTTCCATGCCATCCTTTGCTTCCTGCATCGTTGTCTGTTCTCCTATGCTGCTCACCCGTTCCTCATCATTGTCATTCCCAGCTGCAGAGCAGACTGAAGACTCTAGCTGTATTTCATATGATATCTCTGGCTGATCTTCCTCAAACTTTCCAATTTCAGGAAAAGGACAAACAGCCTCAGGTGTTGGGCCTTCATCCCCAGcttgctcctgctcctcttttaTCTCAGGCACCTTGAATTCAGTCCCCACCAAGCAGTGATTCCAATCTGTCTCATCAAGATCTGTACTGGGGTTAGAGGGGACTGGGACCTCTGGACTCTCCTCTAGgttttcctgcagcagctggaggccaCGTTCTTCTCCATCGGTCATGTTGCTGGTGGTCACAGGAGGTCTTGCAGCTAAACAGAACATATTCCAAAGGTTACCCAAAAGATAATGGAAATAAATCTGGATACTAAGTAAAATAATGAAGATACGCAAAGCTGCTGGAGGCCTTTCCAGTGCGCATGCGTGTGCGTAAAACAGTTAGCAATAAAGCTACTTCTCCAGGAGAAAATGTGAGAAGTGATGGGAGAAGTTTTCCTACTACCACCCCTTACATTTCATTACTATAAAGAGAATCCACACACCCGGTTGCTTCGTCAAGTGATCCAGCTGGTGTCGCAGACTTTCCGCCTCTTCTTTAGATCGGCTAACATCGGCTTCGTGTAAAGCTAACGCTACTGTTTTCTCCACTTCTCCGAGGATCTCCTCTGCAGCCGAGAACAGCCGCTGGTGAACGAACAGCCTCAGCTGAATCATCGTGGTGTCCATGTCCCTGGAGGGAAGTGCGGCGTAAAAACATCAGTAGTGACGGCTGGATACCAAAAAAGTAGACTGAAGTGGTCAATCCAACACTTGTACTTCCGATTgggttttttcaaaataaaagcaccaatTCAAGAATAGTGCAAGACAATATGaattaacataaacataacattaaCTAAAGCAAAAACTATGCTAtacttcattttaaatgttgtaaCACAATAATTGTAATAGGACTACAGGACTACAAATGCTGCGTTATTGGgtgaacacacatgaaaacagaaCTATTTGAGTTTTTAGAATCCGACGTCAGAATTCTGTGGCCCTAATAAACCTTCATAACTTCATGGACAGTCCAATGCTGTGGTAATTTCTAGTAAAcgcacatttattttgaaagtcagcCACGCATAGCGGAAGTGTTTGTTATTTGCGTTGGAATGTTGTCGGTCTGCTGTGAACAGGAGGCCGGTTAAAGTCGTAACACTGATAACGATGTCGTTCTGTTCTTTCTTCGGTGGAGAAGTTTATAAAGACCACTTCAATCCAGGTACCCCCGTTGCACTGACCTCTTGTAAACTTTATTCGAAGCTGCTGCATACACGGTGCTGTTTAGAACTCGTTTGATGTCCATTAGAGACGACTAGCTACCGACTAGCTGTTTTGCTATCATGGTAAATAACTTTTCAAACATTTGAAGATCTTACAAAGTTTTCGGCTGCAGTCTTTGTGTGTTCACTTGAATAAAGTAAGTAAAGTAAGTGTGCAAATAATTATCTATATAATGAAAAACTTATTTGGGAGTTACCATAACTTGGTTACAAAACTGGATTTAGCTTCACAGAAGAGGAGGTAAactcatttaaagcaacacttGAACAATGACAGATAGTCAACGTTTATTCTACACGATCAACATTACAAAAACAATctgaaaatgaaattatttAAAACTCAAAGGAAACATGAAACTGGACTTTCTACTCTTCTTTGTTAAATAATGATTTACTTTGCTCCTCAGGGATTTATGTATGCTCCAAGTGTGACCACCAGCTGTTTTCCAGCCGCTCAAAGTATGAACACTCCTCACCCTGGCCAGCCTTTACAGAGACCATCCGTGAGGACAGTGTGTCCAAACATGAGGAGAGACCCGGAGCATTCAAGGTACCCTGCGTGCAGCAGTTTCACCTCTGTGTGCTAAGTTTGAACAAATACATAGATTTTTTAATAATCTACCTGTAATAGTATAGAATTACTTTCattatcccaagctgggaaattccATAATTACTGGCCGCTTGCTTGCTTCCTGCTTTGAATATTGACAATACAGAGTCAGATGCAGGTGTGCTGTCTTGTTCTAGGTGCGATGTGGGAAGTGTGGAAATGGACTGGGACATGAGTTTGTAAATGATGGACCAGCCAAAGGGTTGTCTCGCTTTTGAATATTCAGCAGCTCACTGAAGTTCGTCCCTAAAGGTATAAGGAAGAAGAAACAACGCCAATGTGGTACTGTTTTATCTGTCTGGTTAGATATGCTGTACATGTTTCCTATAAAgtaaaaaaggaggaaagagtGAGTGTTTCAGATACTTATTTAACATAAACtacacatgtttctctttgtctcctctctATAGATAAGGTTGATGGACAGTAAGGTGAGCATGAAATACTACTGAGCTCGAAGTCTCTCTGAGCTGCTGAATGTGCGGACAGTCAATGAAGTGTTCTGGTATAAATCCCAGTCTGGGAGCACCAGGGCTCTGATGAACGATGGCCTCACTGGACAGCAAGATCAGAGGGGCTGGTCTAAATACCTCTACTATGCAATCATCACAGATTCAGTAAACAGCCGCTGTTGAGTTTAGCAATTATACTGTTGAATAACAATGAGAAAGGAAGATGTGTGAGTTATTGCTCCACTACATCAGCCTGTCAGAAGGAAGCAGTGCACAAAAGTGACTCTAAGAATAGATTAAGCACTTCCAAAGATCACAGATTTATTTTAAACCACAAAGCGGTACACTtgctgtgtttgatgtgtgcTCAAAGTTAATATGCTATTTTCATTTTGCTCTGaaaaaatatgtatgtaaaTTGATCACCTCATGACTCATATGAAAagaaatcaaataaatattttaaattattaaaaaaaagtcttcatCATTTTAATCCATTGTGGCTGATTCAAAGTTAGGTCAGTGTTAGAAGTGTTGAGCAGGACACTCTAATGGTGGTGGCACTAAAATGCAGTTATCCTGCTTAATTTGTGCTACACATTATACAAAATATATTAAGAGGAAACttctaaaaaaagagaaaaaaatgccagcagaaaaaaaaccacTATAAACAAATGGTTAACAAATTTATCTGTACTGCTCTGTGCCTGTGCAAATGGCAATAAAGTTCTGATAGTGAAAAAACTTTATTTCCATTACtgccactaggtggagccagaGTCTAAGACACGGTATCACACACGCCACAGAGCTGGTGACACATGATACAGACGTGCTTGTTTTTCCCAGCTCAAGCTGGCTGACTCTACTTTTAAACTACTCTGCGCCTTAAGGAACCAAGATGTCTGACATGGATGAAATGTCATATTGTTCATTTTCTGGTGGAGAAGAATATAAAAATCACTTTCATCCTGGTGAGTGAAGCGGCATGAAGCCAGGTGTGAAGCGTGAGCAAGGCCCACTGTTAAGTTTGTGTCTTTTCTCTCAGGTGTATATGTTTGTGCTGAATGTGGCCACCAGTTGTTTTCTAGCACATCCAAGTTTGAGCACTCGTCACCTTGGCCTGCATTCTCAGAGACGATCCACGAAGACAGTGTCTCTAAACATCCTGAAGCATGGGGCCCTGTAAAGGTAGTTACTGGATTTTATAACAGTAATAGAACTGTGATATAAACATCTTAACATCCATGTTTCTGCAGGTTTGTTGTGGGAAGTGTGGCAACGGTCTGGGCCATGAGTTCTTGCATGATGGACCGAGAGAGGGGCTGTCACGCTTCTGAATCTTCAGCAGCTCACTGAGGTTCATCCATAAGAGTGAGTCTGTATCTCTGTTGCTCTGTCACATACATTACACAGATGCTGACCCAGTGTTAGTGTTTGGTGTCCTTTCTCTCCTACAGATGGACAGAAAAGTGAGTGAAAGGGGGACAATGGATCTTCCTGCTAAAGGTGTGGGCAGTGAATGAAGTGCTCTGGGACAAAGCCTGATGGATCGCCCAGGCACTGATGGACGGTCGTCATGCTGGACAGCAACGGGAAATCAAGTTTGTTTTTTAGCGAAAAATAAACAGAGACTGGGAAAATTCCACTACAGTCATTTGTGTGGTACATGTTAATGTATAACTGTTGTCTGATGTTTTAGAATAGTCAGTAATAGAATCAGTAAAACTGCTTTAGTGCCTCACTGCAAATGAGTGTAGTGTAATATATGATTCATCAGTTGATGGCGCTGTACGCCGTTTCAGGTTGTGTATTATGTTGTGATCAGAGGCTCAGGAGCCCTGAAGACCACATGAACACTCATTCTGCTAGCCTGATCCCAAGGTCTCTCAGCAGGGCACATTTATTTTGAGCCTCTTAGAGCAGCGTAACCCGTGTTGACTCATTCCTCATGTAGTCCATGCACACTGGTGGCAGCTGAGAGAATGgcctgaaaatgaaatgaagaagGATCTaaagaagaaaggaaggaacTTAGCAGAACTATCTTCAATCAAAGGGAGAACACTGTGTCCTCTCCCTGTCATGAGGTTTCGTGGCTGTTTcccctgtgttgttgttctcagcaaagtgtttctctctgtctcagagctTCTTGGCCAGTGGTGCGGTGGAATTTTAAACAAAGCGAGGACGTGGGGGTACGTTcaacagctctgctgctgtttaagtGTCTGGGATGAGCAGGTGTGGAGCTGCTTATTTCAAAGGATGGAAGATCAGAAGAGTAGATGAAAGCTTCAGTGTCAACCCAAGGATTAAGACAGGAAGTGCAAACATTCACATACTGTAATGGTTAAAGCAAAGACTACTTTGTGGATTTGATGAGATGGTGATCGTGTCTGAGGGATGATCAAAACTCAGTTCACTTTAAAGGAAGCAGCTGGGGCATAAGTGTCTCTTATGTGTAAACAAATCGAAGGTTTTTGTCACTTTCAGAGTTTTGTCCACActtttcagttttgtttatGATTAAAGCTGCAAAGTTTGCAACTTTTATGTGCGGTAGGGACACTGTTCTAAGGTTGATATTGTAGACATGTAGAAACCTGGACTGTTGCTCAAAGGATATCGCCTGGAGTTACtacaacttcctgtttcatggCAAAATGTCAATTTGTTGCATCATCATGGAAACAACTTACAAGTCACAACTCTGATAGGTCTGCATTGCAATGGGTTTGAAGTGACTGGAGCTCAATCGAAGGTGACTCTGCCTATAAAACACTGGGGTTCTGCTATCAGATGATGATTGGTTAGTTAAGAATATATGACTGCAGGTTGagacctatatatatatatatatatatatatatataaatcttcTGGTGTGTTTCCATGaggctttttttaaagtgtagatATGATACATGTGCCCACCATTTTTAGTGGCACTAcaactactactaataataattcACTCAGATATAAGAGGACTCTTGCGCCACTCAGCGCTTGGGCCCTAAAGATAAACCAGATGTGAGAGTAGAAAGGAAATTGCTGAAAACACAGGACTGTAATTAGAATTTGCTATCTGTGAGAGCAGTCTTTCTGTCTGGCATCTGAGCACGGCTGTACCGCCAAACAGGAAGAAGGAAGTGGTAATCCTCTGATAGAATCACGACACAGACTTTTTTCCTCCCACTGACCTCTGGGGCTCATCCTGCTTGTGAAGCAAATGGGATCCTTAATTACATTAAACCACCACCCCTATACTCCAAAAGTCTTCCCCAGGCCTGAGGCCAAAATCTCAAGGTTTAACaagacatatgtgtgtgtgtgtgtgtgtgtgtgtgtgtgtgtgcaccactcTGACTCATTCCCATCTTGTTTTAATTGTAACATATATGGTTGCTTAGATGTGGATGTTTACGGGCACTGCACCTGCTTCTGTTTTAAATGGTCCCATTCTGCATCCACACGCATTACATCCAAGTTCATTAAGGTAgtatttccaaaaaaaaaaaacatctgccaTCCAGTGGCCCTGCTTCACACACCACAGAAGCTGTGATCACTTTGTTGGAGGATTCGAGCACCCGAATGCGTGACTGTAACTAAAATATAGAAATTTCCTTTCATCAGGGAGTAATATCTGCAGCATGTGCGTTAACCCACCATATATATGATGTCTCCATCCATACTCAGTTGGAGCTGCCCTCCACATGTttccacatacagtacatatgtTGGCCAAACATCTGTCTGTATAAAATGAAAGTATAAACAAAGCTTTTTATACATGACACTGGAATGTGATTTCCGCTCCAGATCAAAGGAGCGCTGTGGAAACTGGAGGCTCTTCAGGTTGGGCATTGTTGTAATTCTGTCAGGACAGCATGTGTTCTGGAAGAGACGGGGCTTATGAAAACCAAAATGagagtttatttcttttttcttagcTCATCCTCTCTGAAAAAAAAGACCCAGCAGTGAACCACAACATGAAATTATGTGAGAGTataaacagatttattttaatgtggtgCTGGTCTATGAAATGCATATCTAGATGGGctgtaaacactgtaaaactaaaATGAGGAGCgataaaaatacaattatgGAAGAAACAATGGGAAACTCCACATGTATTTCCAACACTTTAAACATGTGAGAGGCTGCAGAGCAAAGCCAAAAACCCAA of the Parambassis ranga chromosome 8, fParRan2.1, whole genome shotgun sequence genome contains:
- the LOC114439869 gene encoding zinc finger protein 16-like isoform X2, whose protein sequence is MDTTMIQLRLFVHQRLFSAAEEILGEVEKTVALALHEADVSRSKEEAESLRHQLDHLTKQPAARPPVTTSNMTDGEERGLQLLQENLEESPEVPVPSNPSTDLDETDWNHCLVGTEFKVPEIKEEQEQAGDEGPTPEAVCPFPEIGKFEEDQPEISYEIQLESSVCSAAGNDNDEERVSSIGEQTTMQEAKDGMEAWDDKAALPHRNPSGKDLKDRSFCSFCGKGFLYIGSLMKHVKTHKRQSNCNKCGKIYQSPKALIKHLKSCHSKSLFCDICGEVFSDRGCLQRHKKTHKDVEEFVCQECGKTFQRMDHLNVHVRIHSGEKPYQCNICEKAFSQSQNLIIHKRIHTGERPYKCSLCDKGFTTSSQLKTHMMVHSGERPHPCDICGKHFPQRGKMRRHRIIHTKGCTPAISVV
- the LOC114439845 gene encoding methionine-R-sulfoxide reductase B1-A-like; this translates as MSFCSFFGGEVYKDHFNPGIYVCSKCDHQLFSSRSKYEHSSPWPAFTETIREDSVSKHEERPGAFKVRCGKCGNGLGHEFVNDGPAKGLSRFUIFSSSLKFVPKDKVDGQ
- the LOC114439869 gene encoding zinc finger protein 32-like isoform X1; translated protein: MDTTMIQLRLFVHQRLFSAAEEILGEVEKTVALALHEADVSRSKEEAESLRHQLDHLTKQPGVWILFIVMKSARPPVTTSNMTDGEERGLQLLQENLEESPEVPVPSNPSTDLDETDWNHCLVGTEFKVPEIKEEQEQAGDEGPTPEAVCPFPEIGKFEEDQPEISYEIQLESSVCSAAGNDNDEERVSSIGEQTTMQEAKDGMEAWDDKAALPHRNPSGKDLKDRSFCSFCGKGFLYIGSLMKHVKTHKRQSNCNKCGKIYQSPKALIKHLKSCHSKSLFCDICGEVFSDRGCLQRHKKTHKDVEEFVCQECGKTFQRMDHLNVHVRIHSGEKPYQCNICEKAFSQSQNLIIHKRIHTGERPYKCSLCDKGFTTSSQLKTHMMVHSGERPHPCDICGKHFPQRGKMRRHRIIHTKGCTPAISVV